One genomic region from Salvia hispanica cultivar TCC Black 2014 chromosome 2, UniMelb_Shisp_WGS_1.0, whole genome shotgun sequence encodes:
- the LOC125207424 gene encoding glutamyl-tRNA reductase-binding protein, chloroplastic-like, protein MADQSQVSHHNEEVNLSQLFHDHQLKATRLPPIEEVRTLLHHSVRGFLSSLSQEHHGYPFGSMVDFACDAYGSPIVAVSNLAAHTKNLVANPKCSLLVAKDPDDRSDLIVTIQGDALPVDHSNMEAIRTAYMTKHPDAFWVDFSDFQFLLIEPKVVQYVAGVATVSQASGEFSNEEFRTAKVDPIYQFSKPITSHMNKDHADDTKLIVQHSTSIPVEFATMLDVDSLGFTVKAGYEGKTFKLRIPFTRRATERKDVKTLIIEMLQAAKQQIN, encoded by the exons ATGGCCGACCAATCCCAG GTTTCGCATCATAACGAAGAAGTCAATCTTTCTCAACTCTTCCATGATCATCAG TTAAAGGCAACCAGGCTTCCCCCTATCGAGGAGGTTAGGACACTCCTTCATCACAGTGTCCGGGGATTTCTCTCCTCCTTGTCTCAG GAGCACCATGGTTATCCATTCGGGTCCATGGTTGACTTTGCTTGTGATGCTTACGGATCTCCCATAGTTGCTGTTAGTAACTTAGCAGCTCATACAAAG AACCTTGTAGCCAATCCAAAATGCTCATTGCTTGTGGCAAAAGATCCCGATGACAGGTCTGACCTTATTGTTACGATTCAGGGAGATGCTCTCCCA GTTGATCACAGCAATATGGAAGCTATTCGGACTGCATACATGACTAAGCATCCAGATGCATTCTGG GTGGACTTCAGCGACTTCCAGTTCTTGCTCATTGAACCTAAAGTTGTACAATATGTCGCAGGTGTCGCGACAGTTTCACAAGCATCTGGAG AATTCAGCAACGAGGAGTTTAGAACTGCAAAAGTGGATCctatatatcaattttcaaaGCCTATAACA TCTCACATGAATAAGGATCATGCAGATGACACAAAGCTGATTGTGCAGCACTCTACGTCCATACCG GTGGAATTTGCAACCATGTTGGACGTAGACAGTCTTGGTTTCACTGTGAAG GCTGGCTATGAAGGCAAAACATTCAAGCTTCGAATCCCTTTTACTAGGCGTGCAACAGAGAGAAA GGACGTGAAGACTCTTATTATAGAAATGCTGCAAGCAGCCAAACAACAGATCAATTGA